The sequence TATGccttattcatttgtttttttaaaaaaagaattaaaaattattaatgacaggttttttttttattattttgatcgaAATAGCGTGGCAAAATATTtgcatacgttttttttataattcttattagaaatcctgtttttaaaaataatactagaaactataataatataaaataagaaataaacaataatgttagtatgttaaatattttaaaggtcaTCTTTCAGAAAGACAATTTGTAcgaataagcttataacgccatcTATGTCAGAAAATTGGAACTTCtaagaaacatttatttcaatacataagatatttacatttaaatgatttaaataaatacatacaagttgaaaattaataatataataactaatttaatgtaatataatttgaatcattttatcaaaaatagtttCTCAAAGTGGTGGCTAAAGTGAGAGAGTAGTTACGGTGTTTACCAATAGATGGCGCTTAAccgattttaaagtttatttaacaaGGTTATTAGTATGTCCATTGGCTTTTATACAGTCCTATATAATCACCGCAGAattataaataccgttagatcCTAATCTAtctaaatacaatacaaatacaatatcgCGGTATTGTAAGCTGCGGAAAATATTGTGGACGCTGatataactcaaaataaaacttgaaaaatttcgatagtttaaCATATTTCGGTAAGGTTAGGTTagtgtttttataattgaactttAGTTTGATAggttataatctaccgaaaagtaaTTCGTGAAATTATAAGCAGTATACCTACCTATTACTTGTAATGAAATTGTAACTAATCGACAAGgaagatatttgaaaaaaggaTACTATtgggttatattttattttactattgggtgtattttttaatttattacttacaaaaatGTTAGCGAAGTTGTCtgtatttctattataaatacgcAAAAATAACCCCTTTTGTTCAAATTTGTACGCCGATAAATGGTGATAGACATATTatgatatctatatatataaatagtacaaaacaaagtcgtttaaTCTGTCTGTATCGCCTTTTAAAAAGGGGGATAAAgttcaaaaacatattttacgcTAACATGGCTaacccgagatggcccaggacccgagatggccctgtggttagaacttagaacgcgtgcatctgaaTTAAAGGTAAATCTACTACCGGTTCGAAACTTttaagcgccaatgtctatgggcggtggtgaccacttaccatcaggtggtcccgGACCCCTCATTTGTCCACCCGCCTACCATATAAAAAACTCGTCTGTAATATACACGTAATAATAatccatataatatttaacatcaaGTATTATATTCTAAGTGAGTGTTCAGCCatattgtattttcttaaaacctttaatttgaatttatatcagCTCGTTTAAATACTGAGTACGAAagttaattactattaataattgtgTTCGTTTTAATACATGTAGCCTTTTCCAATCGAAGTTGGAATGATTatcattacacagtataaaacaaagtcgcttaccgctgtctgtccctgtgtatgcttagatctttaaaattacacaacgaattttgatgcggttttttttaatagatagattgattcaagaggaaggtttatatgaataacacatgcacaatatagtttaGAAACtgttgtaatctgtggcacatataatccacatacagaagacaaacgaggttaacaagcaagtgacgtcatcataagcccgaccaatcaggagcctTTTGTCGGAAGAgcaaaatgggccacctgatggtaagtgacatAGAgaatggcgctgcaagaaacattaaccattccttacatcaccaatgcactaccaaccttgggaactgagatgttacgtcccttgtgcctgtagttacactggctcactcatccttcaaactggaacacaacaataccgagtactgctgtttggcggtagaatatctgagtgagtggtactacccagacgggcttgcacaaagcccactaagaaaaatattaaataaatattactaacaacATATAACGTTTTTATATCGTCGAACGTATCCCTAAACGCAATTTAATtccttataaaagaaaaataaaatatgatcattGAACAGTTTAAAAAAACCTCTTGGTATTGTAACTCGTTAGaaatgttcaaaataaaaagatatctCGGTTTGTCAGATATATTTAACTTGGAGCATAAGTTTACTTTCAACAGTGACCGATGTATCTCTCTTTGCAATGGATCGAATGGGTGAGACATTAAGttaattcccactgctgggctaaaggcctcctctccttttgagtaggtttggagcatattccacgctgctccaatgcgggttggcggaatacacatgtggcaggatttcgttgaaattagacacatgcaggttccctcacgatgttttccttcaccgccgagcacgagatgaattataaacacaaattaagcacgtgaaaattcagtggtgcctgcctgggtttgaacccgaaatcatcggttaagatgcacgcgttctaaccactgggccaattattaaaaatctattattacatGAATCCATtcaatccattttttttttttttttctcctttcaatgtcgaaatattgttacCTAATGTTAATcaagcactttaatatttaattatataattgtaatcggaGCAAGAACGCTATGCATGcagtttttgcttttgaatgggtgtacataatgtatcttattttgtacatgatttcattggtgtgtaatttatgtaacatccgctagcaaaacataataaataaataaataaatccatcatatcgagattatcattgttataccatcagtattaaagtaaaagattcagcatatgtcacgatagtcgccCTCGATTCAACTGGAAAGTAAAGGATTTTATTTGTGCTGGTTTATCTTATTGgttcgtatttttaattattatgtttatgtttaatttatattttcgatttgtgtaatatgataattcaTGGTGagattgacaataaaaaaagacccgttgagtttctttcgacGGTTCTTCtcactttttcaatatttttcttggtggtagggctttctttcggttcttctcaggtcagggcgtttccttttccgaaccggtggtagtgttatATCGGTGGTGTTAGTGGTggtaatttgaccatcaataagtaagtgtaatgcttctatgttgaataaaggaatttgagtttgagtttgagactacctgtaagtagtagaacttttgtcttgataattttgaaatgtggttttttattttttactttggatgtgatattgtatctactgttggttgtcctaatgaataTGAAGGCAAGGCACACCCAAGGAGGATATGGTTGTAAATTAATTGTCATTTGAttcagggctttgtgcaagcctgtgtGGGTGGGTACCAAAcagaaatataaagtatttttgagtACCGGTTTTAAatgataagtgagccagtgtagctacaggcacaaggggcataacatctcagttcgaAGGTTTGGTTTACGTTGGAGATGTAAGGTATGCTATAAAAGCATCCAGGGTGCCTCAAATCTGGTGGAATTCTAGACCATGGCATTCAAGACAGGCTTGgagttacaataaatacaataataattgtaacaacatacatatagatcaggcccagtggttagaacgcgtgcatcttaagatGTATCTACACCGATAACTGTTACTTCAAACCCAGACCTTGAAGcttgtatctaatttcaatgaaattctgccacatgtgtgtatCTACCCGGATAAAGGTCCAAAACAGCCTCAAAGGGAGATCGCCTTAGCGCAGCAGtggtttacatatatatacaacaaataaGTATACAGGTTCAAGCGTTATGTGATCAGCCGACCGTATCTTTTCCTGtctttctatataataatgcttaaacttattttacgttattgttttgattcttccgccatttttaataacaattttgtcattttcatttatgtatTCTCAAACttagttcatttatttaattgcgtttgttatttaattcatagTACGAGTACATAGCAAAAGCGACTTCGTTCCAACCAGGTATACCACGACAcatctagtttttattttgtatttaactaacatgactgtatttttagatattgaaaaagactaactagtgagtttcttgccggttcctctcggtagaatctacattccgaaccggtggtaactttaaatagtttgttaaatgacgattcaaaggtgctattaaaagcctacttgaataaagtatattttgattttgattttgctaaTGTGgccgtaaattttataatctgtaaaactgtgttaataaagataataattacagGCACGACGATCACGGAGATCGTTCTAAATTttcctataatttaattaatacgtcCCTGTTCattgtcaataattatttaacaatagttTTCCTTATAAATAGCAATATCCGTTTCGACATTGCACAGATAACAtaagattttgaattttaattatctgtccttcaattaaactaataaacCGCCATTACcgtaatcgaatcgaaacgtagtCGTTGCTTTACCGTcttcctattctactaacactATAGTtaattccaatggaagtaggaaaaaatataaataaaccttagatttaatgtatttcatacgattcgctaataactcagctataaataaacttgttactccaagtacccgattacacagggttagtaactcttttttggggcaatgtatacgtttttacaacaggatcccagaaaacgttcaaaattattcaattataaaattcaaaagaatcgtcaaagagcgtttgtgtgctaaaggatattacaacactaatgactttttagttaactgcacaccttgggaatgaagtgatcgcctccaggctgtttcaaataactaaaatataattattattgtacatgcaaaatggaaaaaaaaatatcccgctgagtttctttcgccggttcttctcaggtccgaggtgctaaattccgaaccggtggtagatttttgacaatcaataagcaagtgtaaacacttctatattaaataaagatttttgacttttgacttgaaacactactaagagtttacgattaatatatctttatttataatacaacactgttacacttaactacttattaccactttaattttactttaaacaatttCGTCGATGTTAAAAACGCAATTTCttcgcaaatccacagtgaatatcacagattaatcgagctctcgaccaatgatgtcgcgtcaatttgctgtcaaatgtttatttgggttttctcctcttatggttggaataatTTACGTTtgatctatataatcttgtatcgaataatgtGCCTTATTCACCGATGTATTTTtcacaattgacttgaatctatgaaacgccAAAGTTAAAacgtctgcggaattttattatagaaacggatacctcgCCCCAAGAATtaattgactttgcggagtcggaaacttggcgttataagcttatccttacttcttgtgcacgtACAATGATTATCGCTGATTTTATCAAAGCGATCAATGCTGCTTATCCCCCAATACCGCTAATTTGTTTGTGgtttaaataaaaccgtatataacaacaaaacaacTCTCGCTTTTTTTCCATCTGTGTGTACCAAAAATAACACCATATTTTGACCGATTCTAGTATTTCTTCCGAACTAATAAAGTTAACATTATTACAGGAGCGATCTCATCGAAACAAGTCAAGGCAAACCCTATGAACGTGTGAGCGACTATTATGCCGGGAAGTCGGTTTTCGTCACGGGCGGAACGGGATTCTTGGGGAAGGTGATGTTTTTGAAGTTATTTTGCGCGTTACGAAACGCGAGTGCATTTTGATGCTGTGCGAAAAGTCGTTTGTTGAGATGTTCCAACCATTGGTCCGTCACGTCAAACACAAATACATACGTAATTATTAAACGAGACTAGAAgttgtacttggtggtagactttgtgcaagcccgtctgggtaggtaccacccataacatacatacagcgctattgtctgtgggtggtggtgacctcttaccatcaggtggcccatatgccggtccgcctacctatttataaaaaaaaattgaaaaaaaaatcatactagtcattattattttattgttaataagtagacttttattattttattgtattcaattatcAAATACACAGGACCGGATTTGGAGGTAAGGAGGCCCAGCAACAGAGAATAGGGggcctatatttattttttataaataaattttaagaatttcaatTATGTCAGtaagatgttttaataatttatttgctcTTACTGATAGTAACTCGTCGGAACCTCTATAATGAACCCTCTCTTGTAGAGGCCACAGGGCAGTAGCCATGATTTTAAAATGAGgcctattaatgtttttattgtcaGACATATGACAAGATATTACGTATACGTATTACGTACGTTTCGGTTAttcgttaatatatatatatttgcaatgTTTGATATAGCCCGTAATAAAGAACTGCCATTAACAACTATCAAAATGTCAGCGCTTCAATCCGCTTAAagccattatatttattaccaatACTAAAGCATATGATTACGAAcagttaaataaatgaagtttcgaatttcataattataatcttctatggattataacaatattttcaacattatatatattgcatGGCGATACGAATATACAACAACATTCCTGACCCCTTTAAGGATTTACCAACAACTATGTTCAAAAAGAAACtttttgattttcttataaataaactttattataattttaacgattttttaacTGACAAGAATTAACTagctgtattattgtgtttgacATTTTACCTTTAATCGTGTATACCTAttctcaattattttattattattgaatgacatttttattaattgtaatttgatttaattaattgtgtttaattcaatatcattaatgcatgtttaatatttgcACACCGATTAATCGGTAGAATATGAGAATCATTATAAATGACCATCTATATTATGTACCATATTCTggcaaataaatgaattattattattattataaacatatacagggttattagtaattaattaaacgtatGCGTTAggaaagttcattagttttctatgttgtcctggatctgggtgtttgtaccgtcgttacttctgatcttccataacataagtgctttagctacttacattgggatcagagtaatgtatgtgatgctgTCCAAAAATTAAAACCCGCTAGGAAGTTACGgactatttgtaataaattttaatcccatatatgtacattacgcagagatggcccagtggttagaacgcgtgcatcttaaccgatgatttcgggttcaaacccaggcaggcaccactgaaatttcatgtgcttaatttgtgtttataattcatctcgtgctcggcggtgaaggaaattagacacatgcaggttgcatgtgtctaatgatgggtctgtaatttttttttattgttgaaaaagagtaactactgagtttcttaccggttcttctcggtagaatctacattccgagccgCTGGTAGTTTCACTGAATAGAGTTTGTTAAATgaggattcaaaagtgcttttaaaagcctacttgaataaagtatattttgattttgatttttgacttGACACCTCCACGCGTTTCTGAGGATAAGGAtcttgacagacagacagaacaGACGGACAAATAAGAAGTATCCCCggatatataatgttaaatttttcaGGTCCTCATCGAAAGACTTTTGTACAATTGTTCCGATATTGAgagtatatacatacttattcgTGGGAAGAAAGGCTTCAAATCTGAGAATAGGCTTCAACAAATGTTGGATGTACCGGTATGTGTAAAGTCAATATTATCAAGAACGGTTTTTAGTGTATAATCTTGGAGCGCTTTGAGAAAATAACAAACGAGAATCACTTGGTGATAGAGCTTTGAGCTTTCACCAATCTCGTGAACTAAGACGACCATTGTGCCTGTAACACTGGCTCAAccttcaaacaacaatactgagtactgctgtttgggtGAATATCTGATGTGAGTGGTACCCGTGCCCAAAGCCCTaagtaaaattatcataatttattattattattatttagaaacttAAAACATGTataacatgaaaattaaaactcGTCGGAATCTCTATTGCGGGGCCCCTATCTTGTGGAGGCCCAGGACAGCTGCCCCAGTTGCCCTCCCCTAAATCCGGCACTGTTCTGATCGGATTTCTGTTATGAATGTTTTTTCCGATATTTCTTACATGTATACATTTAAGGTGTTTGATAAGTTGAGAGCTTTGAAGCCGAATGCTTTGAAGAAGATAATACTAATTGAAGGGGACATCACGAAACCAGATTTGGACATAAAGACAAGCGATGAACAGAAGCTTATTAATAATGTgagtatatctttatttattaaatctttaacaTGTagtaaaattggagtgtctgtttgtattattaaaataaccgctttttactaaatgcatatgtatgtataaattttgtGGAAGTTTGTATAGGGAAGCAATCATGTACGTACGGGACTGAAAAGGGGGGGGGGTTGTAcaaggtttgtgtgctataaataattatttttttattattatctgtaaaattcgtataatctagatatttcgatattataatCCATGAaactattaatgtttaatttcatggattttattattaataataaaaaaatatttgttttactcGCACGAAGCCGGGTTTTGATCTCGTGTCAAAAAAATGTGTAATGCAGTTTATACGTTTAAAgtaaaggatttatttttaatgaaagtttgtttttttaattgtttaatttaggtCAGTGTACAATTAAGTTCATAAACGTTTGTACTTTGAGAATGAAACGAACGCTTGgctattatattctttaaaaatttgaatatccCGATGATATTCTTTCGCTAGACTTGGTCATGTTATTCTAAGTTCAAAACCCGTTCAAAAGATTTTTGATGACCAAGTTTGTTGATTCTAAACCAAAATAACTCTCCAGGTCTCAGTCGTGTTCCACTCGGCTGCAACTGTGAGGTTTGTAGAAAGTTTTGACAATATTATGAAAGTCAACTTCGAAGGTACGAGAAAAGTTATGGATTtaagtaagaaaattaaaaacttggAGGTAAGTAACGATTCTTATTACGAGAAGTCGAGTCGCTGGCTTATGAAGCAACGATACCAAGCCCCTAGGTAAAGCTGCGTTTGACGATACTTGGAAGTGAATCACTAGAAGAATCACGAGGGTCATGATTTCAGGACTATTACTTCTGGGTAGATGTCACCCACtcctcagatattctatcaccaaacagtagttacttggtattgttgtgttccggtttgaagggtgagtcagtgtaactacaggcacgagggacgtaacatcttagttcccaaggttggtggcgcattggtgatgtaaggaatggttaatatttcttacagcaccattgtctatggacggtggtttTCTGTGGTGGTAGGTTTCCTtccgatgtttttcttcaacgaTCACGATAAACACTTGAATGAATCAATGAATAtcttgaaaattcagttgtgtttgtaaatttatttatttttataatatgggtAGACGGACGGGCGGGGACAACCTGTTGGTCAAAGATCACCGCCAATAGatattacaacttttttttacattaacagcctgtaaatttcccaatgcttgGCTAGggcctcgtctccctttgaggagaaagtttggagcaaattccaccacgctgttccaatgcgggttggttgttGGTTGTTACACATGTAGGTTgcctcgtgatgttttccttcaccgagcacgagatgaattataaacacaaattaagcacatgaaatttcagtggtgcctgggtttgaacgcaattatcggttaagatgcacgcgtcatctcggctctcaatagatgatgatgaagatgctgtaaaaatattaaccattccttacatcgccaatgcgccaccaaccttgggattaatgttatgtcccctgtagGTACACTGACTCATTCGACCTAGAAACCAGAACATGACaataagtactgctgtttggtttggctatagaatatttgatgagagaCTCGTGTCTGCCCAgcaaggcttgcacaaagccctaccatcaaattGTCTAGGCTTGCGTTGTTATACCCGTTGGGTTATCAGGGCaataatgatttatacaaaaaatccgcagacatttttaactttgccgattcacaattttaaatttgtaaaaaatacaatacgagATTATTTAGATGGagataatacttgttgacttccaggcaggatgtattatatatgtatttttaaacgttgaaaaggagtaactaatgagttccttgccggttcttctcggtaggacctgtattccgaaccgatggtaacttcgcttaatatagtttgttaaatgtataaatataataaaaaaatgtgtaaatatcTAGATATAATCTATTGTTGAGTAATTGTATGTTtcaaatctaccaccggttcggagatTAACACCTCGGTCCCGAGAGGAACCGGCGAAAGTATTTCAGCgggatattttaatttcattttcacaacgtatagttttattatcttttttgtaaatatatatttgatatattccagacatttttatatctatcgACTTGTTTTTCCAATGCAAATAAATTGGTCATAGACGAAACTATATATCCGAAACCAAAGACGATAGACGAAGTGTATTCATTCATAGACGATTACGGCGATAATTCGAAGGCGATCGAGAATTTTATGAGTGAGTATTGATAGGTTAAGGTCGGAAATGTAAACaccattttaaatgttaaaagatTTTGTTGTTCGAGAACATTCCAGAACAACAAGTGAGTTGTTCTGGAATGATCATTATTCGAGAcccaatcattattattaaccaaTTCTAAGTAAGTTACTAAGTATTATGTTAggcttattaaatatgaatgttaccttatgaataattaaataattttatttataagtttgtatCTAAAATGCTGGAAAAATTAACTgtcgagtttcttgtcggttctatTCGGTACGTTCGGAACCGGTAGGTCTAGTTTGCAGTTCTCTAATAGTAGctacttgaataatattttgatgttgattttgatttcgtATTCGATTTCGATTTCGATGTCGATGCCGATGTCGTTGTCGATGTCGATGTCGATGTCGATGTCGATGTCGATGTCGATGTCGATGTCGAtgtcgatgtcgatttcgattTCGATGTTGATGTCGATGTGGGTTTAAATGTCGATGTCGATGTCGATGACGATGTCGATGTCGATGTCGGTTTCGATTTCGATTTCGATATAGATGTCGATTTCGAattcgatttatatatttttcagatgGTTACCCAAATACATATACACTATCAAAAGCGCTCTGTGAAAACTACGTCGACGAGAATCGTGGGACCATGAAAACGATCATCGTGAGACCGTCTATAGGTAAAGTGACAGACAGACATTCAATTTAgataa comes from Vanessa atalanta chromosome 30, ilVanAtal1.2, whole genome shotgun sequence and encodes:
- the LOC125075279 gene encoding putative fatty acyl-CoA reductase CG5065, producing MSVFLNLSDLIETSQGKPYERVSDYYAGKSVFVTGGTGFLGKVLIERLLYNCSDIESIYILIRGKKGFKSENRLQQMLDVPVFDKLRALKPNALKKIILIEGDITKPDLDIKTSDEQKLINNVSVVFHSAATVRFVESFDNIMKVNFEGTRKVMDLSKKIKNLETFLYLSTCFSNANKLVIDETIYPKPKTIDEVYSFIDDYGDNSKAIENFMNGYPNTYTLSKALCENYVDENRGTMKTIIVRPSIVTPVFKEPLPGWQDSWVAATAAFSDIARGLTKVIYGDPNVVCDMIPVDYVCNFIIVAAARGNPSDDIIVYNSCSSSSNPITWKRGADLYLGESLKHGKYELKPRPVEVSMSRLKVNLLTFILQTTPSFLADLWLRLKGESPKYLKMQERPVLLRDLLKYFTSTSYHIKSENSQKLIDTLDKRDKALFPCDPRTIAWQTYMPLFSRGIQKYLLKPKH